Proteins from a single region of Paramormyrops kingsleyae isolate MSU_618 chromosome 9, PKINGS_0.4, whole genome shotgun sequence:
- the LOC111841713 gene encoding cAMP-dependent protein kinase inhibitor alpha-like: protein MTEVEPVLDFASSGRSGRRNALPDILGSPAGVSPSDLPLKLAELSLTDGPDGAQSPSTEEPPVATEGTEGKDNGS, encoded by the exons ATGACGGAGGTGGAGCCGGTGTTGGATTTTGCCTCGTCGGGTCGCTCAGGCCGCCGGAACGCCCTGCCGGACATCTTGGGCTCGCCAGCGGGAGTCAGCCCCTCAGATCTGCCGCTCAAGCTGGCCGAGCTCTCCCTCACAG ATGGACCAGATGGGGCGCAGTCTCCCAGCACAGAGGAGCCCCCGGTTGCCACGGAAGGCACCGAGGGGAAGGACAATGGATCATAA